The Horticoccus luteus DNA window GCCAGGTGAGGTTCGCGGGTTTGACGATTTTGAATGCGACGACAGTGGCGCGGTCAGGGTGCGCGGACGCGGCTTTGGTCCAGATGGTGGCGGGCGTATCGTCTTCGACTTTCTCGCCGGTGGCGGGATCGAAGCACTCGGCGACGTGGCTGAACCAGACTTTGAAGAAGTCGGTGAGCTCCGTCATCGTGCCGACGGTGGAGCGGGAGGTTTTGACGGTGTTGGTCTGCTCGATGGCGATCGACGGGCGGATGTTTTCGATTGAGTCGACCTTGGGTTTGTCGAGGAGGTCGAGGAACTGGCGCGTGTAAGCGCTGAACGTCTCGACGTAGCGACGCTGGCCCTCGGCGTGCAGCGTGTCGAAAACGAGCGACGATTTCCCCGCGCCACTCAGGCCGGTGACGACGACGTATTGCCCGAGGGGCAGATCGAGATCGAAGCCTTTGAGATTGTTTTGGCGCACGCCGCGCAACCGAATGGAGGAGGACGCGGCGAAAGATGCAGCGAGTGACACGGCGACCACCGATGAGCACCCGATGCGAGAATGCAAACAGCGGCGCGGGGAGAGCAGAGCGGGGCGGTAAAATTAGGGCGAGCGTGAGGGCCGGCGGAGAAAATTAATTTCAACTAATTGTGCGGTCGACGCCTTGCGTTTGTGATTAGGACGCTAATTATCAGGCTCCTGATTTCACTGAAGATGCCATTGGTCATGCTGAAGAACGTGCCGCGCTACGAGTGCCTCTTGGAGGCAGCGAAGCAGTTTCCCGACTTGGAACCGTCGGCCTGCGAGGCGTTTTTGCATCTGGTGCGCGCGGGCGACGAGGCGCTTTCGGTGGCGGAAAAGCATCTGGCGCAGCATAGTGTGACGCAGGGGCGGTTTGGGGTGCTGATGATCTTACTGAACAGCCGCGACGACCAGTGCGTGCGCCGGCCGTTGAGTCCGGCGGAGTTGGCGGAACGCACGGGCGTGACGCGGGCGACGATCACCGGTTTGGTCGATACGTTGGAACGCGACGGCTTGGTGAAGCGGGATCCAGACGCGACCGATCGCCGCATGATGGCGGTGAGTCTGACGGCAAAAGGCGAAGAGGTGTTGCATCAGATCCTCCCGGGATATTTTCAGCAGATGTCGGCGCTGATGCAGCCCTTGACCGTGGCCGAACGGCGTCTGCTCGTGCAGTTGCTGACCCGGCTGGTGCGCCCGCTTCCTCCGGTGACGGAGGACGAATCGAGCGACGCGGAGCTGACTTCCGAAACCGCGCCGGGACATAATGTTTCGGCTCGCGCGTGATTGAAACGCGGCCTTTTTTTCTCCATTTCCCTCTACCTATATGGCTAAACGAATGATCTTAATGCTCGTCCTGACGCTCGCGGTTCTCGGCGGCGTTTTCGGATGGTGGATTTATAAAGGCATGAAGATGGGCAAGGCAATGGCCGCCCAGAAACCGGCCCCGACGGCAGTCTCCGCGGCCGTGGCAAAGGCAGATACGTGGGAGCCCACGTTGCACGCCGTCGGTTCGCTGGCGGCGGTGCAAGGCGTGACCCTGTCCGCGGAAGTCGCCGGCAAGGTCGTGCGCATCAACTTCGAGTCGGGCCAGAAGGTGAAGAAGGGCGATGCGTTGGTGGAGCTGAGCGTGTCGACTGAAAAGGCGCAACTTGCGGCCGCCGAAGCGGCGATGGCGCTGGCGGAGTCGAACTTCAAGCGGACCAACGGCCTGTTTGAAAAGAAGACGCTTTCACAGTCCGAACTCGATGCGGCCGACGCGCAGTTGAAGCAGGCGCAGGCGCAAGCCGCGGGGTTGAAGGCGATGATCGCGAAGAAGACCATTCGCGCGCCGTTCGACGGTGATCTCGGGATCCGGCTCATCAATCTGGGTGAAGTGCTCAAGGAAGGCCAGGCGGTGGTGGACCTCCAAGCGCTCGATCCGATCTACGTCAATTTCACGCTGCCGCAGCAGGACGTGAAGTCGATCAAGAGTCAGCAACCCATCAATCTCACCGTCGACGCTTATCCGGGCGAGACGTTCAAGGGTAAGGTCAACGCGCTGGATTCACGGCTCGATCCCACGACGCGCAGCTTGCAAGTGCAGGCGACGCTGGAGAACAAGGACGGTCGCCTGCGGCCCGGCATGTTCGGGAGCGTGGATGTGCTTTTGCCCGCCCAAAAACGCGATGTCGTCGTCGTGCCGCAGACCGCGATCATCTACAACCCCTATGGCAACGCCGTTTACATCATCGAGCCGGCCAAGGACAAAGAAGGGCACGAAGTGAAGGACGAGAAAGGCCAGCCGGCGTTGTCCGTGCGGCAGCAGTTCGTGAAGCTCGGCGATACCCGCGGAGACGTGGTGGCGATCGAAGACGGGGTGAAGCCCGGCGAGCGCGTGGTGACCGCCGGCCAGTTGAAGCTGCGCAACGGCGTTGAGGTGACCATTAATAATTCCATCGCGCCGGCCACCAATACTGCGCCGACCCCGCCGAACACCTGAGCCCGCGCCCATGAAGTTTACGGACTTATTCATCCGGCGACCTGTCCTCGCGACGGTCGTCAGCCTGCTCATTCTGCTGGTCGGCTTGCAGTCGATGTTGTCGCTCAACGTGCGGCAATACCCGGTGAGCAACAGCGCCGTCGTCACGGTGACGACGGTTTACACGGGCGCGAGCGCGGATCTGATCCGCGGCTTCATCACGACGCCGCTGGAGAAGGAAATCGCGAGCGCCGACGGCATCGACTACATGGAGTCGACCAGTTCGCCCAATGCCAGCACGATCACCGTGCACTTGCGGTTGAATTACGACCCCAACGCCGCACTCACCCAAATCACCTCCAAGGTGAACCGCGTGCGCAATCAACTGCCCGCCGGATCCGAAGATCCGACGATCGATGTGCAGGTGGGCGAGACGACGGCCTCGATGTATTTAAGCTTCTCGAGCGATACGCTCGAATCCAACCAGATCACGGATTACCTCACGCGCGTGGTGCAGCCGAAACTGGTGTCGGTGCCCGGCGTGCAGAGCGCGCAGGTGCTGGGTGGCCGCGTATTCGCGATGCGCATCTGGCTCAAGCCCGACCGCATGGCGGCCCTCGGCGTCAGCCCTTCGCAGGTTAACCAAGCGTTGCGCGCGAACAATGCGCTCGCCGCCGTCGGGGCCACAAAAGGCAGTGTGATCAGCGTGAACCTCAACGCCGCGACGAATCTCCATACCGCGGACGAGTTCAAGCAGCTCGTCGTCGGCGAGCACAACGGCACGATCATCCGCATCAGCGATGTGGCTGACGTGGTGCTCGGTGCGGAGAGTTACGAGAGCACGGTGAGTTTCAACGGCAAGACGGCGACGTTCATCGGCATCAATGTGCTGCCGACGGCCAACGCCCTCACCGTCATCAAGGATGTGCGGAAGGTGCTGCCCGAAATGCAGCAGGAACTGCCGACCGGCATGAGCCTGACGATTCCTTACGACGCGACCGCCTATATCAACGACTCGATCAACGAGGTCATCCATACGCTCGTCGAAGCCCTGGTGATCGTCGTGATTGTGATCTTCTTGTTTCTCGGCTCGGTGCGCTCCGTCGTGATTCCGATCGTGGCCATGCCGCTGTCGCTCGTCGGCGCTTTTTTCCTGATGCTGGTGCTCGGTTTCACGATCAACCTGCTGACGCTGCTGGCGATGGTGCTCGCGATCGGCCTGGTGGTCGACGACGCGATCGTGGTCGTGGAAAACATCCACCGGCACATCGAAGAAGGCCTGTCGCCTTTTGCGGCGGCGTTGAAGGGCGCGCAGGAGCTCGCGGGACCGGTCATCGCAATGACGATCACGCTCGCGGCGGTGTATGCTCCGATCGGCTTCATGGGCGGCCTGACGGGCAGCTTGTTCAAGGAGTTCGCGTTCACGCTCGCCGGCGCCGTCATCGTGTCCGGTGTCGTGGCGCTCACATTGACGCCGATGATGTGCTCGAAAATCCTGAAGCACGATCCGTCCAAACGCGGCTTCGCGCATTTCCTCGACACCACGTTCGACAAATTGCGGTTGCGCTACGAACGCATGCTCCATGGAGCGTTGGACTACCGTCCGGTGACGGTGGTTTTCGCGATCATCGTGCTGCTGGCGTGCATTCCATTCCTGAAGTTCTCGAAGAGCGAACTCGCGCCGGATGAGGACCAAGGGATCGTCATCGCAGTCAGCAACGCCGCGCCCAACGCGAACATCGACCAGACGACTGCTTACGCGCAGCAGATCATCGCGGACTACAAAACGATTCCGGAGAAGGACAACATCTTCCAGATCGTGGGACTCGGGTCCTCGAACAGCGCGCTGACGGGTCTCGTCTTGAAACCGTGGAGCGAGCGCAAACGCACCACGATGGATCTGCTGCCCGTGGTGACGAACAAGCTCAACAGCATCGCCGGTCTGCAGAGTTTCGCTTTCTTGCGGCCGCCGCTGCCGGGCGGCGGTTCCGGTGCGCCGGTGCAGTTTGTCATCAAGTCCACCGACGATCCGCAGAACGTCGCGGAAGTGGCGCGTAACCTCGTCGGCGAAGCGATGAAGAGCGGCATGTTTTATTATTCGGACTCGGATCTGAAATTCGATCAGCCGCAGATGAACCTCGAAATCGACCGCGACAAGGCGGCCGATCTCGGTGTGAACATGGCGCAACTCGCCGGCGACGTGGGCTCGATGCTCGGCGGCGGCTATGTCAACCGCTTCGACATTCAGGGCAACAGCTACCGCGTGATTCCGCAGGTGGAGCGCAGCCAGCGGCTGAATCCGGAGCAGATCCTCGACTATCAAGTCGGCACCGGCAGCGGTGCGCTGGTGCCGTTGCGGACGTTTGCCACCCTGCAATCGACGGTGCAGCCGCAGACCTTGAAGCGGTTCCAGCAGTTGAACTCGGCGACAATTTCCGCCGTGCCGCGCTTTGGCGTCTCACTCGGCCAGGCGCTCGATTGGTTCAAGGCGGAGGCGGGCAAGACGATGCCGGCCGGCTACCAGATCGACTACGCCGGTCAGTCGCGCCAATATATCCAGGAGGGAAGCGCGCTTCTCGTGACGTTTCTTTTTGCCGTGGTCATCATCTTTCTGGTGCTGGCGGCGCAATTTGAAAGCTTCCGGGATCCGTTTGTGATCATGCTCACCGTGCCGCTCGCAGTCAGCGGCGCACTGGTGTTCATCTTCCTCGGGTTCGCGTCGCTCAACATCTATACGGAGGTCGGTCTGATCACGCTGGTGGGTTTGATCACCAAGCACGGTATTTTGATCGTGCAGTTCGCCAACCAGCTGCAGGAGGAAGGCGTCGCCAAACGTGAGGCGATCGAGCGCGCCTGCGGCGTGCGTCTGCGCCCGATCTTGATGACCACTGCCGCGATGGTGCTCGGCGTATTGCCGCTGGTGCTGGCGTCCGGCGCCGGCGCGGCGAGCCGTTATAACATGGGCTTGGTCATCGCGACCGGGATGACGATCGGCACGCTGTTCACGCTCCTGGTTGTGCCGACGGCTTACCTGCTGATCGCGCCCAATCTGGCCCAAACCAAGCATGCGGCTCCGGTCGCGCCGCACGCATGATCCCTGTCACGTCTATGAAAACGTATCGTTTTTTCCTTCTCGCGGCGCTCGTGGGCGGCGTGTTGCAAGCGGCTCCGGCTCCGGCGACGGCACCGACGCCGACCCAGTTTGATTTGAACGGCGCGATTCGTTACGCGCTCGATCACAACTTCGACATCCGGCAGGCGCGTGAGCGCATCAAGCAGCAGGAAGGCGTCGTGCTTGAGGTGCGCTCGGCAGAAATCCCGAACGTCACCGCCTCCGGCAGTGTGCAGCTTAACGACCGCGACATTTCCACGACGGTCCCGCAAAGTGACAGCACGTGGGGCCTGACCATCCGCGCCACGCAGTTGATCGTCGGCGGCGGGGTGCGGCCGGCGGTGAGAAGTGCGGAGCTCGTGAAAGAAGCGGCGATCCTGGAGCTGCAGGCGCAGATCAACTTCTCGCTGTTCGACGTGCGCACGCGTTTCTACGACGTTTTGCTCAACCGCGAGAAGATCAAGGTGCAGGAGCAGAACATCGACCTGCTCAAACAACAGCTCCGCGAAACCACGGATCGGTTTAATGCCGGCACCGTGTCGGCGTTTGAAAAGCTCCGCTCCGAAGTCGCGCTCGCCAACGGCCAGGTGCCGCTCATCACGGCGCGCAACGATTACCGCATCGCGCTGGAGCAATTGCGCCAGGCGGTGGGTTTGGTGTCGACGCCCGGCGTCGAAGCGCCTCTCGACGTTGTCGGCACCCTCGAATTTTCGCCGACCGATTTCGATCTCGATGCGGCCTTGGGAGCGGCGCGCGCGCACCGCCCGGAACTGGCCCGACTCGAGCGGCTGGTGAAAGCGAACGAGGAAGCGGTGAGTTCGCACCGCGCCGGCTACTATCCCAACCTTTCGCTGTTCGGCGGGTATCAGTTGGGCAAAGGCGGGACCAATCGGTTTGAGGATTCGCGCAATGGTTTCCTCGTCGGTCTGCAATCGCAGTGGAACATCTTCGACGGTCGCGCCACCGCAGGTCGCGTGGCGCAGGCGGCGTCGTTGCTCGAGCAAAGCAAACTGGCGCTGGGTCAGCAGACACTCGCGATCGAGGTGCAGGTGCGGCAGGCCGTCTCGGGATTGCAGGAAGCGAATGAGCTTTCGCAGGCCACGCAGAAGACCGTCGCGCAAGCCGAGGAGAGTCTGCGGCTCGCCAACGCCCGTTACCAAGCCGGCTCGGCGACGCAGCTCGATGTTTTGACCGCGCAGGTCGATTTGACGCAGGCCCGCACGAATTTGCTGCAGGCCTATTACAACTATAACACCGCGTTCGCCAATTTCCGCACGGCCACCGGCCAGGCGGATCCCGTGATCGCGGCGCCCTGAAGCGGCATCAGCCAGCCGCGGGCCAGGCGCGGCAGGTGATCCATTGTCCGCAACTCCTTTCGGGTAACTGTGTCTTCCTCCCGCTCATGAAAATAGTCCGCGTAGTCCTGATCGTAGTTGGGGCCGTCGTGGTGCTGTTGGCTGGCGCGGTCGCGATCGCCTTCACGTCCGGCTTCCAAACCTGGGCCGCCCGGAAGGCGCTGGCGGGACAAAGCGGCGTGGTGACGTCGCTCGATCGCGTCGACGCAGGCTGGCAGAAGACCGTGGTCAGCGGCATCACGGTGCGCACCGCCGGGGCGATGGTAACCGTGCCGCGCGTAGAACTGGACGTGCCATTGCTGCCGGCCGCGAGCCGGCGCGTGGAAATCAAGAAACTCGTCGCGCAGGGCTGGACAGTCGACCTCACGCCCGGCGGCACCGCCGTGGATGCCACGACCGCGGCGCAAGCGACCTCGGCGCAGGCGGCGGCGGTGTTTCGGGGCGTGTTGAGCGAACTGCAACTGCCGGTCGCCTTGACCATCGGCACAGTGGACTTGGAAGGCGTCGTGGTGTTGCCGGCGGCGGCCGGGCAAGCGCCTTTGCGGATGCAGGTGAAATTGACGGGCGGCGATCTCGGTCCGGGGCGGCCGGGCACGTTTACGCTCGATGCGGCGGCGACGCTCGCCGCCGATGCGCCGGTGCACAGTCTCAAGGCGCACAGCGTCATCACCGCGGCGATGGACACCGCGAGCACGTTTTCGCATCTGGCGGTGACAACCGAGCTCGATGCCAACGGCCCGCAGCTCGCCGCGCCGGCGCATTTGGTTGTGCTGACCACGGCGGATCGCGATGGCGGCGGAGAGACCTACGCGACGAATATCGCCAGTGGCGGCCGGACGTTGTTGAAGGTGCACGCTGATTTTCCGGCGCAGGCGACCAAGCTGACCGGGACGTGGGAAATCGCGATGGGCGACGCCGACGTCGCGCCTTACACCTTGGGGCTGCCGTTGCCGCAGTTTCGCGTGGAAGGAGGGGGAGAATTTTCCACCGAGGCGTCGTTCGCCACAGTGGCGGCGAGTGGCAAACTGGATGTGGCGACCGACAAACTCGCGAACGTGCGGCCGGACCTCGGGGTGCTGGGCGCGTTGAAGATCACGGCGGATTTCGACGTGAGGCACGAGGGCGGGGCGACCGTGCGCGTCAACCGCCTGACGGCGGCCGTGGCGGGTGCGAAGCCGGTGCTGCACGTGCAGGCACTGCAGCCATTCGCCTTCAATCCGCAGACGGCGGAGCTCAAGATCGCCGATCCGGCAAAAGAGTTGTTGGAGCTGACGATCGATGGCGTGCCGCTCGCGTGGGCGCGGCCGTTTCTGTCGGAGATGAACATCAGCGGGAGCGATGTGCAGGGGCAGTTTTTTCTATCGCCGCGCACCGGAGGATTGTCGCTGCGGGCGCGGACGCCGCTCGCGGTGAAAGGCGTCACGGTGGCGGTGGCGGGGCAGGCGTTGGTGCGCGATCTCGATGTCGCGTTGTCCCCGAGTTTCGATTTCACGGCGCAGGGCTGGCAGGCGGGATCGGGCGATCTCAGCGTGCGCAGCGGCGGTGCGTTACTTTTTGCACTCAATGCCCGCGCCGGTCGGCTCGCGGGCGGACACGATCCGTTGAAGGCGACGGGGGAGTGGTCGGCTAGTCTGCCCGCGTTACTCACGCAGCCGCTCTTCGCGGGCAAACTGGCTTTGAAGCAAGGTGAAGCGACGGGGAATTTTGCCGCCTCGGTTGATGGCCGGCAGGAGGTGCAGGCCAAGATCGCGCTCACGAAACTGGCGGCGGATCCGGCGCCGTCGGCGCCGCCGTTACCGAATGTCACGCTGGAACTGCGCGCGAGCGTCGACCCCGATCACACCGTGACATTCACCGTGCCGATCGCGGTCGAGCGCCAAGGACGCAAGTCGGATTTGAATCTCGCGGGGACATTGAGCCACTCCGCGCACCAGCCGGTGATCGATGCCCGGGTGACCAGCGATTATGTGTGGTTGGATGATTTGCAGCCTCTCGCGGCACCGCTCGCATCGGGCGGTGATAGAGCGCCCGGCGAACCGGCGGGACGCGACGCTTCGCCGATT harbors:
- a CDS encoding efflux RND transporter permease subunit, translating into MKFTDLFIRRPVLATVVSLLILLVGLQSMLSLNVRQYPVSNSAVVTVTTVYTGASADLIRGFITTPLEKEIASADGIDYMESTSSPNASTITVHLRLNYDPNAALTQITSKVNRVRNQLPAGSEDPTIDVQVGETTASMYLSFSSDTLESNQITDYLTRVVQPKLVSVPGVQSAQVLGGRVFAMRIWLKPDRMAALGVSPSQVNQALRANNALAAVGATKGSVISVNLNAATNLHTADEFKQLVVGEHNGTIIRISDVADVVLGAESYESTVSFNGKTATFIGINVLPTANALTVIKDVRKVLPEMQQELPTGMSLTIPYDATAYINDSINEVIHTLVEALVIVVIVIFLFLGSVRSVVIPIVAMPLSLVGAFFLMLVLGFTINLLTLLAMVLAIGLVVDDAIVVVENIHRHIEEGLSPFAAALKGAQELAGPVIAMTITLAAVYAPIGFMGGLTGSLFKEFAFTLAGAVIVSGVVALTLTPMMCSKILKHDPSKRGFAHFLDTTFDKLRLRYERMLHGALDYRPVTVVFAIIVLLACIPFLKFSKSELAPDEDQGIVIAVSNAAPNANIDQTTAYAQQIIADYKTIPEKDNIFQIVGLGSSNSALTGLVLKPWSERKRTTMDLLPVVTNKLNSIAGLQSFAFLRPPLPGGGSGAPVQFVIKSTDDPQNVAEVARNLVGEAMKSGMFYYSDSDLKFDQPQMNLEIDRDKAADLGVNMAQLAGDVGSMLGGGYVNRFDIQGNSYRVIPQVERSQRLNPEQILDYQVGTGSGALVPLRTFATLQSTVQPQTLKRFQQLNSATISAVPRFGVSLGQALDWFKAEAGKTMPAGYQIDYAGQSRQYIQEGSALLVTFLFAVVIIFLVLAAQFESFRDPFVIMLTVPLAVSGALVFIFLGFASLNIYTEVGLITLVGLITKHGILIVQFANQLQEEGVAKREAIERACGVRLRPILMTTAAMVLGVLPLVLASGAGAASRYNMGLVIATGMTIGTLFTLLVVPTAYLLIAPNLAQTKHAAPVAPHA
- a CDS encoding efflux RND transporter periplasmic adaptor subunit, producing MAKRMILMLVLTLAVLGGVFGWWIYKGMKMGKAMAAQKPAPTAVSAAVAKADTWEPTLHAVGSLAAVQGVTLSAEVAGKVVRINFESGQKVKKGDALVELSVSTEKAQLAAAEAAMALAESNFKRTNGLFEKKTLSQSELDAADAQLKQAQAQAAGLKAMIAKKTIRAPFDGDLGIRLINLGEVLKEGQAVVDLQALDPIYVNFTLPQQDVKSIKSQQPINLTVDAYPGETFKGKVNALDSRLDPTTRSLQVQATLENKDGRLRPGMFGSVDVLLPAQKRDVVVVPQTAIIYNPYGNAVYIIEPAKDKEGHEVKDEKGQPALSVRQQFVKLGDTRGDVVAIEDGVKPGERVVTAGQLKLRNGVEVTINNSIAPATNTAPTPPNT
- a CDS encoding MarR family winged helix-turn-helix transcriptional regulator, giving the protein MPLVMLKNVPRYECLLEAAKQFPDLEPSACEAFLHLVRAGDEALSVAEKHLAQHSVTQGRFGVLMILLNSRDDQCVRRPLSPAELAERTGVTRATITGLVDTLERDGLVKRDPDATDRRMMAVSLTAKGEEVLHQILPGYFQQMSALMQPLTVAERRLLVQLLTRLVRPLPPVTEDESSDAELTSETAPGHNVSARA
- a CDS encoding TolC family protein, whose product is MKTYRFFLLAALVGGVLQAAPAPATAPTPTQFDLNGAIRYALDHNFDIRQARERIKQQEGVVLEVRSAEIPNVTASGSVQLNDRDISTTVPQSDSTWGLTIRATQLIVGGGVRPAVRSAELVKEAAILELQAQINFSLFDVRTRFYDVLLNREKIKVQEQNIDLLKQQLRETTDRFNAGTVSAFEKLRSEVALANGQVPLITARNDYRIALEQLRQAVGLVSTPGVEAPLDVVGTLEFSPTDFDLDAALGAARAHRPELARLERLVKANEEAVSSHRAGYYPNLSLFGGYQLGKGGTNRFEDSRNGFLVGLQSQWNIFDGRATAGRVAQAASLLEQSKLALGQQTLAIEVQVRQAVSGLQEANELSQATQKTVAQAEESLRLANARYQAGSATQLDVLTAQVDLTQARTNLLQAYYNYNTAFANFRTATGQADPVIAAP
- a CDS encoding AsmA family protein — protein: MKIVRVVLIVVGAVVVLLAGAVAIAFTSGFQTWAARKALAGQSGVVTSLDRVDAGWQKTVVSGITVRTAGAMVTVPRVELDVPLLPAASRRVEIKKLVAQGWTVDLTPGGTAVDATTAAQATSAQAAAVFRGVLSELQLPVALTIGTVDLEGVVVLPAAAGQAPLRMQVKLTGGDLGPGRPGTFTLDAAATLAADAPVHSLKAHSVITAAMDTASTFSHLAVTTELDANGPQLAAPAHLVVLTTADRDGGGETYATNIASGGRTLLKVHADFPAQATKLTGTWEIAMGDADVAPYTLGLPLPQFRVEGGGEFSTEASFATVAASGKLDVATDKLANVRPDLGVLGALKITADFDVRHEGGATVRVNRLTAAVAGAKPVLHVQALQPFAFNPQTAELKIADPAKELLELTIDGVPLAWARPFLSEMNISGSDVQGQFFLSPRTGGLSLRARTPLAVKGVTVAVAGQALVRDLDVALSPSFDFTAQGWQAGSGDLSVRSGGALLFALNARAGRLAGGHDPLKATGEWSASLPALLTQPLFAGKLALKQGEATGNFAASVDGRQEVQAKIALTKLAADPAPSAPPLPNVTLELRASVDPDHTVTFTVPIAVERQGRKSDLNLAGTLSHSAHQPVIDARVTSDYVWLDDLQPLAAPLASGGDRAPGEPAGRDASPIWAGVSGKISLALKKVVYGTDYELTNITGTVTLDAGAAKLDAFQARLGADSDVRANGAVTFDTQAARPYALKADVQVANFDPGPLFKALKPGQPATVEGIFNATSTLRADGENIGNLINRARGDVTLTSKGGKFRALSADLSDKIQKSSSTVAAIGGLIGAVTGKSQPAEYANKSQVAADIAKALSDIAYDQMTVDLTRDDALNFKVKDFSLISPEVRLTGTGEIRHAENVPILKSAMALSFQLGARGKLGEKMKHVSLLAATTDALGYTTCNIPLKIGGTLENPDASSWQNALLKAALEKSGLFNELLGK